Proteins from a genomic interval of Flammeovirgaceae bacterium SG7u.111:
- a CDS encoding M1 family metallopeptidase, giving the protein MKKTILLASIFIGLIATAFAQGGKHTDKFEQLGPDLGTPNEYRTASGAPGVKYWQNTADFDMEIVLDDEKQTISGVETITYHNESPDVLTYLWMQLDQNMRAKDSHTYSTATNSVNHGATYKPQRRSTGAIAYMMEPEFEGGFKIEYVTDMDGNPLPHVINKTMMSVDMPKPLKTGESFSYKVAWSYNINDRMKIGGRSGYEYFEKDDNYLYTIAQFFPRMCVYSDNEGWQNKQFLGSGEFTLPFGDYKFKLTVPADHVVAATGKLANAEEVLSEKEIERLKKAETSDTPVIIVTQKEAEKAEKKKVKETKTWVFEAENVRDFAFATSRKFIWDAMGIEIGGKTVMAMSYYPKEGNPLWEEYSTRAVAQALETYSHYTIDYPYHKAISVHTDRIGMEYPMICFNGGRPDEDGTYSDRVKYGMIGVIIHEVGHNFFPMIINSDERQWTWMDEGLNTFTQYLTELDWQAKNPKEADYPHRRGPANNIVPYMKMDKSSISPIMTNSEQVQMLGPNAYAKPATALNILRETVMGKELFDRAFKEYAQRWAFKHPTPADFFRTMEDASGVDLDWFWKGWFYTVDHTDIAMTGVKKLKISTDTTAKSKKLVDSETADEDFQEFYANLSEDDMKKIDPDLKFYEVSLENLGGLVMPVILEFTYKDGSTEIKRIPAEIWRKNSEKITKVFTSTKDIESIVLDPFLETADTDLENNYWPKKELPSRFELFKESGGK; this is encoded by the coding sequence ATGAAAAAAACGATTTTACTAGCCTCTATTTTTATAGGGCTTATTGCTACGGCATTTGCCCAAGGCGGCAAACACACTGACAAATTTGAACAGTTAGGGCCAGATTTGGGAACGCCAAACGAGTACAGAACTGCTTCAGGTGCGCCAGGTGTTAAATATTGGCAAAACACTGCTGACTTCGACATGGAAATTGTGCTTGATGACGAAAAGCAGACTATCTCTGGTGTAGAAACCATCACTTACCACAACGAGTCCCCTGACGTGCTTACTTACCTTTGGATGCAGCTAGACCAAAACATGAGAGCAAAAGATTCTCATACGTACAGCACTGCTACCAATTCGGTAAACCATGGAGCTACGTACAAGCCTCAGAGAAGAAGCACTGGCGCTATCGCTTACATGATGGAGCCTGAGTTTGAGGGCGGGTTTAAAATCGAATATGTAACCGATATGGATGGCAACCCATTGCCTCACGTGATCAACAAAACAATGATGTCGGTTGATATGCCTAAGCCATTGAAAACCGGTGAATCGTTCTCGTACAAAGTTGCTTGGAGCTACAACATCAACGACAGGATGAAAATCGGTGGTCGTTCAGGTTACGAGTACTTCGAAAAAGACGACAACTACCTTTATACTATCGCACAGTTTTTCCCAAGAATGTGTGTGTATAGCGACAACGAAGGATGGCAAAACAAACAATTCCTTGGTTCTGGTGAGTTCACCCTTCCATTTGGCGATTACAAATTCAAATTGACCGTTCCTGCTGACCATGTGGTTGCAGCAACTGGCAAACTGGCAAATGCCGAGGAAGTATTGAGCGAAAAGGAAATTGAGCGATTGAAAAAAGCGGAAACTTCTGACACTCCGGTAATCATCGTTACGCAAAAAGAGGCTGAAAAAGCCGAGAAGAAAAAAGTAAAGGAAACGAAGACTTGGGTATTTGAAGCTGAAAATGTTCGTGACTTTGCATTTGCAACCTCAAGAAAGTTTATCTGGGATGCAATGGGCATTGAAATTGGCGGAAAGACCGTCATGGCAATGTCTTACTATCCTAAAGAAGGCAACCCGCTTTGGGAAGAGTATTCAACTCGTGCTGTCGCGCAAGCTTTGGAAACCTATTCTCACTACACTATCGACTACCCTTACCACAAAGCCATCTCTGTTCATACTGACAGAATTGGTATGGAGTACCCAATGATTTGCTTCAACGGTGGCCGTCCAGATGAAGATGGTACTTATAGCGACAGGGTTAAATACGGAATGATCGGTGTAATCATCCACGAAGTTGGACACAACTTCTTCCCGATGATCATCAATTCAGATGAGCGCCAGTGGACTTGGATGGACGAAGGTTTGAACACGTTCACTCAGTACTTGACCGAACTCGATTGGCAAGCTAAAAACCCTAAAGAAGCTGATTATCCTCACCGTCGTGGCCCTGCTAACAATATTGTTCCTTACATGAAAATGGACAAGTCAAGCATTAGCCCGATTATGACCAACTCTGAGCAAGTACAGATGTTAGGCCCAAATGCTTACGCAAAACCTGCAACTGCTTTAAATATTTTGAGAGAGACAGTAATGGGTAAAGAATTGTTCGATAGAGCTTTCAAAGAATACGCACAACGTTGGGCATTTAAGCACCCAACTCCTGCAGATTTCTTCAGGACTATGGAAGATGCTTCTGGTGTTGATTTGGATTGGTTTTGGAAAGGCTGGTTCTACACTGTAGACCATACAGATATTGCTATGACTGGTGTGAAAAAACTGAAAATCAGTACAGATACTACTGCAAAAAGCAAAAAATTGGTTGACAGCGAAACTGCTGATGAAGACTTCCAGGAGTTTTATGCAAACCTTTCTGAGGATGACATGAAAAAAATCGATCCTGATTTGAAGTTCTATGAAGTGTCTTTGGAAAACCTAGGAGGTTTGGTAATGCCAGTTATCTTGGAATTTACTTACAAAGATGGTAGTACCGAGATCAAACGTATTCCCGCTGAAATATGGAGAAAGAATTCTGAAAAAATCACTAAAGTATTTACCAGTACTAAAGATATTGAAAGTATCGTTCTCGATCCATTCTTGGAAACGGCCGACACCGACCTTGAAAACAATTACTGGCCTAAGAAGGAGCTTCCTTCAAGGTTTGAGCTTTTCAAAGAGTCTGGTGGCAAGTAA
- a CDS encoding helix-turn-helix domain-containing protein translates to MYLAKNLKFLRGKIGKPSQEKMGAAFDVTRSAYSSYEDQRAEPRLDTLQKMAGYFNLTLDQLLNVDLALMEDSELKKKLDTEKYVKAENLRILTITTDEENNESIVLVPHKASAGYTRGYADPEYMSSLPKYSLPFLPKGKTYRAFEIEGDSMLPLKSKSIVIAEYVEDWNSIKDGQICVVVTNNEGYVLKKVINRIASDRILILKSTNINYTSYEVPIVDVKEIWKFSAYISQEFPEETASNYLELKEAVWRLEDGLNDLKRKNREKVWGN, encoded by the coding sequence ATGTATCTAGCTAAAAACTTAAAGTTTTTGAGAGGGAAAATAGGAAAGCCTAGCCAAGAAAAAATGGGGGCAGCTTTTGATGTAACAAGAAGCGCGTATAGCTCTTACGAAGACCAACGGGCGGAACCAAGATTAGATACTTTACAAAAAATGGCTGGTTATTTTAACCTGACACTCGATCAGTTACTCAATGTGGATTTAGCACTTATGGAAGACTCCGAACTCAAGAAAAAGCTAGATACAGAGAAGTATGTGAAAGCAGAGAATCTGCGTATTTTGACTATCACCACAGATGAAGAAAATAATGAGAGCATAGTGCTAGTCCCTCATAAAGCATCGGCGGGATATACACGGGGGTATGCCGATCCCGAATATATGAGCAGTTTGCCTAAATACAGCCTTCCATTTTTGCCGAAGGGGAAAACCTACAGGGCATTTGAAATAGAAGGGGATTCGATGCTTCCTCTCAAGTCCAAGAGTATTGTGATTGCAGAATATGTGGAGGATTGGAATAGTATAAAAGATGGGCAAATTTGTGTGGTAGTGACAAATAATGAAGGCTATGTACTGAAAAAAGTAATCAATAGAATTGCTTCTGACAGGATACTGATCTTAAAATCGACCAACATCAATTATACATCCTACGAAGTGCCAATAGTAGATGTGAAGGAAATATGGAAGTTTTCAGCCTATATTAGCCAAGAATTCCCTGAAGAAACAGCATCTAATTACTTAGAGCTTAAAGAGGCTGTTTGGAGGCTAGAAGATGGCTTGAACGATTTGAAGCGTAAGAATAGAGAGAAAGTATGGGGCAATTAA
- a CDS encoding response regulator transcription factor, giving the protein MEKNTKVAIVEDNEVVLDGFSLLINSMVGFEVTGTFINCESALKEIPENLPNIMLMDLDLPGMSGIEGIKKIKKRYPEIHILVITVRENSQSVFDALCAGADGYITKNSDYGSLLDAINEVEGGGAPMSSHIARMVVQSFQRNTNSPLTPRETEVLELLSKGKSYTVIADELFIHKETVKSHIKNIYHKLQVNSKAAAIEKAIQQKLI; this is encoded by the coding sequence ATGGAAAAAAATACTAAAGTAGCGATAGTAGAAGATAATGAGGTGGTACTGGATGGGTTTTCACTGCTGATTAATAGCATGGTTGGCTTTGAAGTGACTGGGACATTTATCAACTGCGAATCTGCGTTAAAAGAAATTCCCGAGAATTTGCCGAATATCATGCTCATGGATCTGGACCTTCCCGGAATGAGCGGGATAGAGGGGATTAAAAAAATAAAGAAGCGATACCCTGAAATTCATATCCTGGTAATAACAGTGAGAGAAAACAGCCAGTCTGTTTTTGATGCTCTGTGTGCCGGAGCAGATGGTTATATCACCAAAAATTCCGATTATGGCAGCTTGCTAGATGCTATCAATGAGGTGGAAGGTGGAGGTGCTCCTATGAGTAGCCATATCGCCCGCATGGTTGTACAGTCCTTTCAGCGAAATACGAACTCGCCGCTTACACCTAGAGAAACGGAGGTGTTAGAGCTGTTGTCTAAAGGGAAAAGCTACACCGTAATAGCTGATGAGCTTTTTATCCACAAAGAAACGGTGAAATCTCATATCAAAAACATCTATCATAAACTACAGGTAAATAGCAAAGCTGCTGCTATAGAAAAAGCTATCCAACAAAAGCTGATTTAG
- a CDS encoding MFS transporter, which yields MKILKSPWVWLPSLYFAEGLPYVIVNTLSVIMYTNLEIPNAEMAFYTSWLNFPWVIKPFWSPIVELLKTTRWWVVTMQFVLGVSFALVALTLPLDNFFRYTLAFFWLAGFSSATHDIAADGFYMEALNEGQQSFFVGIRNTFYRIAMVSGQGLVVILAGKMELIMAIKDAWLITMLVVASAMVIFSLYHKFTLPKDSLEKDEEGVKTVEEVVVEFFNVFKEFLLKKNILLILSFLLLYRLGEAQLLKIAYPFLSKSTEAGGLGLATDQIGFIYGTVGMIALTLGGILGGVLVYRNGLKYWFWWMMLAVNLPNLVYVFLAVYMPQSLVIISSAVIIEQFGYGLGFTAFVMYLILIAEGKHKTAHYAIGTGFMALGVMLPGMVSGYIQELLGYKNFFIWVVLCGLPAFVVAYFLKIDPEFGKGKK from the coding sequence ATGAAAATATTGAAATCACCATGGGTGTGGCTGCCCTCCTTGTATTTTGCCGAGGGCTTACCGTATGTGATTGTAAATACCCTCTCGGTCATCATGTACACAAACTTGGAAATCCCTAATGCTGAAATGGCATTTTATACAAGCTGGTTAAATTTCCCATGGGTGATCAAGCCATTTTGGAGTCCTATTGTAGAGTTACTCAAAACTACGAGGTGGTGGGTTGTTACTATGCAATTTGTTTTGGGGGTTAGCTTTGCGTTGGTAGCGCTCACTTTGCCCTTAGATAATTTTTTCAGATACACACTTGCGTTCTTTTGGCTTGCTGGATTCAGCTCTGCAACGCACGACATTGCGGCTGATGGATTTTATATGGAAGCCTTAAATGAAGGGCAGCAATCCTTTTTTGTGGGCATTAGGAATACTTTTTATAGAATAGCAATGGTTTCTGGGCAAGGCTTGGTTGTTATTTTGGCTGGAAAGATGGAATTAATCATGGCAATAAAAGACGCCTGGCTAATCACAATGTTAGTTGTTGCTTCTGCAATGGTTATATTTTCCTTGTACCACAAATTCACTCTTCCTAAAGATAGTTTAGAAAAGGATGAGGAAGGGGTGAAAACCGTAGAGGAGGTAGTTGTCGAGTTTTTTAATGTTTTTAAGGAGTTTCTCCTAAAGAAAAACATCCTGCTCATACTTTCTTTTTTGCTCTTGTACAGGCTAGGCGAAGCTCAATTGCTGAAAATAGCCTATCCATTTTTGTCAAAAAGTACTGAAGCGGGAGGGTTAGGATTGGCTACCGACCAAATTGGGTTTATTTATGGAACTGTAGGTATGATTGCTTTGACCTTAGGCGGGATTTTAGGTGGGGTTTTAGTTTATAGAAACGGCTTAAAATATTGGTTTTGGTGGATGATGCTTGCCGTAAATTTGCCTAACCTTGTGTATGTGTTCCTTGCGGTATATATGCCCCAATCCTTGGTAATCATCTCTAGTGCAGTTATTATTGAGCAATTTGGATATGGGCTTGGGTTCACCGCATTTGTCATGTATCTGATTTTAATTGCAGAAGGAAAGCATAAAACCGCTCATTATGCAATAGGTACAGGTTTTATGGCGCTTGGGGTTATGTTGCCCGGTATGGTTAGCGGGTACATCCAAGAACTATTGGGCTACAAAAATTTCTTCATATGGGTAGTTCTTTGTGGCTTGCCGGCATTTGTTGTTGCCTATTTTCTTAAAATTGATCCTGAATTTGGTAAAGGGAAAAAATAA
- a CDS encoding alkaline phosphatase D family protein, with protein sequence MKMTYLLRSSTFFFLMSFLLFQACDKPTTEEPEDSYFGLPTLLAGEPQVDAILLQARLVASDTLIDNDLPGREGFARFELSTDADFKQSKQSSWMPARPENDYIIKWEADSLEPNQRYYYKIAYGSKEEVTTYSHTQTFKTLPGKEKEELVSFVMVTGSHYERFYMGGNFGKGKPSSQGAGPYTEADAGLGFPNLEAIESKMPDFYIGNGDNVYYDHPGFDKATKLPEMRAKWHRLFNMDRMTSLMGSVPAYWMKDDHDHRFDDSDTLPSSKKHGNDPSHELGVNTFIEQVPVPSKTYRTHRISKDLQIWMAEGRDFRSPNNMEDGPEKTMWGKEQMAWLKNSLLESDATFKLLVTPTPMVGPDDKRKTDNHTNPGGFKVEGDAFFDWLKANGFLQKNFYILCGDRHWQYHSTHPSGFEEFSCGSQVDQNSRLGKLPGDENSTDPEGLIQQPYTSKEPSGGFLMVKLGYPNDRPVLRFEFFDEKGNLLYETEKVKIRAH encoded by the coding sequence ATGAAAATGACTTATTTGCTTCGATCAAGTACCTTTTTCTTCCTTATGTCTTTCTTGCTTTTCCAAGCTTGTGATAAGCCTACCACAGAAGAGCCTGAAGATTCTTATTTTGGCTTGCCTACATTACTTGCAGGCGAACCCCAAGTAGACGCTATTTTGCTCCAAGCAAGGCTGGTGGCATCTGATACCCTTATTGACAATGACCTACCTGGGAGGGAGGGCTTTGCCCGCTTCGAGCTATCAACCGACGCCGACTTCAAACAATCAAAACAGTCGAGCTGGATGCCTGCAAGGCCAGAAAATGATTACATTATCAAATGGGAGGCGGATAGCTTAGAACCCAACCAACGCTATTATTATAAGATAGCCTATGGGAGCAAAGAAGAAGTGACAACTTATTCCCATACCCAAACTTTCAAAACCCTGCCCGGCAAGGAAAAAGAAGAACTGGTCTCTTTTGTAATGGTAACCGGTTCACATTATGAACGGTTTTATATGGGCGGCAACTTTGGGAAAGGGAAACCTTCCTCGCAAGGGGCAGGTCCTTACACAGAGGCGGATGCAGGCCTCGGCTTCCCCAACCTAGAGGCTATAGAAAGCAAAATGCCTGATTTTTACATAGGCAACGGCGATAATGTCTACTATGACCATCCTGGCTTTGATAAGGCCACGAAGTTGCCAGAGATGCGGGCAAAATGGCACAGGTTATTTAATATGGACCGGATGACAAGTTTGATGGGTTCCGTGCCAGCTTATTGGATGAAAGACGACCACGACCATCGGTTTGACGATTCGGATACCTTGCCTTCTAGTAAAAAACATGGAAACGACCCTTCTCATGAGCTTGGGGTGAATACTTTTATAGAGCAAGTGCCTGTTCCGTCTAAAACTTACAGGACACATAGAATATCAAAAGACCTCCAAATTTGGATGGCGGAAGGAAGGGATTTCCGCAGCCCCAATAACATGGAAGACGGCCCTGAGAAAACAATGTGGGGCAAAGAACAAATGGCATGGTTGAAAAATTCGCTTTTGGAAAGCGATGCTACTTTCAAACTGCTGGTTACCCCAACGCCTATGGTTGGTCCGGACGACAAACGCAAGACGGATAACCATACGAATCCTGGCGGGTTCAAAGTAGAGGGAGATGCATTTTTTGATTGGTTGAAAGCAAATGGTTTTTTGCAAAAAAACTTTTACATCCTCTGTGGAGATAGGCATTGGCAATATCATTCTACCCACCCTTCTGGGTTTGAAGAGTTCAGCTGTGGCTCGCAGGTAGATCAGAATTCGCGCTTGGGCAAGCTGCCTGGAGACGAAAATTCAACTGATCCTGAGGGATTAATCCAGCAACCTTACACTTCCAAAGAACCATCCGGAGGGTTTTTAATGGTGAAACTGGGTTACCCTAACGATAGACCTGTTCTTCGTTTTGAGTTCTTTGATGAAAAAGGAAACTTGCTTTATGAAACGGAAAAAGTGAAAATAAGGGCTCATTAA
- a CDS encoding M1 family metallopeptidase, with protein MKKTGLIFALGCMLLGLQSLSAQERKHTDKFEQLGPKLRSPNEYRTASGAPGVKYWQNTADYVIDIELNDETQSIKGKETITYHNSSPDVLDYLWVQLDQNVRAKDSHSYSTSTGSVRHGARARSIKRALEPEFDGGFKIKSVTDTEGNDLDYIINKTMMSIDMPEKLATSEDFSFSIEWEYNINDRMKDGGRSGYEYFEKDENYLYTIAQFYPRMCVYNDVEGWQNKQFLGSGEFTLPFGKFKVSLTLPSDHVVAATGKLQNPEEVLSSKQIERLKEAETSETPVIIITQKEAEKAEKKKAKDTKTWVFEADSVRDFAFASSRKFIWDAQGVDVGGKTVMAMSYYPKEGNPLWEEYSTRAVAQTLKTYSSYTFDYPYHKAISVHAKSIGMEYPMICFNFGRPSEDGTYPDYVKYGMIMVVIHEVGHNFFPMIVNSDERQWTWMDEGLNSFIQYLTEVEWAANNPKEKDYPFRGGPPKNIVPYMKMDKDRLSPIMTNSEQVQNLGPNAYSKPATALNILRETVMGRELFDKAFKEYSRRWAFKHPTPDDFFRTMEDASGVDLDWFWKGWFYTVDHVDIAMTGVKKLKISTDTTAKETALKPSITADEDFQEFYADLSDEDIKKIGSDMKFYEVSLENKGGLVMPVILEFTYKDGSTEIIRIPAEIWRKNAEQVTKVFTSTKEVERIVLDPFLETADTDLENNYWPSSEMPSQMELFKEKKTAPKGSK; from the coding sequence ATGAAAAAAACAGGATTAATTTTTGCCCTTGGTTGTATGCTTTTGGGGCTTCAAAGTCTTTCTGCACAAGAAAGAAAGCACACTGACAAGTTTGAACAATTAGGCCCTAAACTTCGCAGTCCGAACGAATATAGAACTGCTTCGGGTGCGCCAGGAGTAAAGTACTGGCAAAACACTGCCGATTATGTGATTGACATCGAGCTGAACGATGAGACTCAGTCGATTAAAGGCAAGGAAACTATCACCTACCACAATAGCTCGCCAGACGTACTCGATTACCTTTGGGTGCAACTAGATCAAAATGTAAGGGCTAAAGATTCACATTCTTACAGCACTTCTACCGGTAGCGTGAGGCATGGAGCAAGGGCACGATCTATTAAAAGAGCGCTAGAACCTGAATTTGACGGTGGGTTTAAAATCAAATCGGTGACCGATACCGAAGGGAATGACCTTGATTACATCATTAACAAAACGATGATGTCAATTGATATGCCTGAGAAACTTGCTACTAGCGAAGATTTCTCTTTCTCAATTGAGTGGGAATACAACATCAATGACCGTATGAAAGACGGCGGCCGCTCCGGTTACGAATACTTCGAAAAAGACGAAAACTACCTTTATACAATTGCACAATTCTACCCAAGAATGTGTGTATATAATGACGTAGAAGGATGGCAAAACAAACAATTCCTTGGTTCTGGTGAGTTCACGCTTCCTTTTGGCAAGTTCAAAGTAAGTTTGACGCTTCCTTCCGACCATGTAGTTGCTGCAACTGGTAAGCTTCAAAACCCAGAAGAAGTTCTTTCTTCGAAACAAATCGAGCGTTTGAAAGAAGCGGAAACTTCTGAGACTCCTGTAATTATCATTACTCAAAAAGAAGCTGAAAAAGCGGAGAAGAAAAAAGCAAAAGATACCAAAACGTGGGTGTTCGAAGCAGACAGCGTGAGAGACTTTGCTTTCGCATCTTCTAGGAAATTTATTTGGGATGCGCAAGGCGTTGATGTTGGAGGCAAAACCGTGATGGCGATGTCTTACTACCCAAAAGAAGGCAACCCACTTTGGGAAGAATATTCTACCCGTGCAGTAGCTCAAACCTTGAAAACATATTCAAGCTACACGTTTGACTATCCTTACCACAAGGCAATCTCAGTTCATGCGAAAAGCATCGGCATGGAGTACCCAATGATTTGCTTCAACTTCGGTCGCCCTAGCGAGGATGGTACTTATCCTGATTATGTAAAATACGGAATGATCATGGTAGTGATCCACGAAGTAGGCCACAACTTCTTCCCTATGATTGTAAACTCTGACGAGCGCCAGTGGACATGGATGGACGAAGGGTTGAACAGTTTTATCCAGTACCTAACTGAGGTAGAATGGGCGGCAAACAACCCAAAAGAGAAAGACTATCCATTCCGTGGAGGACCTCCTAAAAACATAGTTCCTTACATGAAAATGGACAAAGATAGGCTCAGTCCAATCATGACCAACTCAGAGCAAGTCCAAAACCTTGGGCCTAACGCATACAGCAAGCCTGCTACTGCGCTGAACATCTTGAGAGAAACAGTAATGGGTAGAGAATTGTTCGACAAAGCATTCAAAGAATACTCTCGCAGGTGGGCATTTAAACACCCTACTCCAGACGATTTCTTCAGGACTATGGAAGACGCTTCTGGCGTTGACTTAGATTGGTTCTGGAAAGGTTGGTTCTACACTGTTGACCATGTAGATATAGCCATGACTGGTGTGAAAAAACTAAAAATCAGCACCGATACAACTGCTAAAGAAACAGCATTAAAACCTAGCATCACGGCTGATGAGGATTTCCAAGAATTCTATGCAGACCTTTCTGACGAAGATATAAAAAAGATAGGTTCTGACATGAAGTTTTACGAGGTTTCCCTAGAGAACAAAGGCGGTTTGGTTATGCCTGTCATCTTGGAATTCACCTATAAAGATGGATCTACGGAAATCATACGAATCCCTGCTGAGATTTGGAGAAAAAATGCTGAGCAAGTAACTAAAGTATTCACCAGCACAAAAGAAGTAGAAAGAATCGTATTAGATCCTTTCTTGGAAACTGCAGATACTGACTTAGAAAATAATTACTGGCCTAGCTCAGAAATGCCAAGCCAAATGGAGCTTTTCAAAGAAAAGAAAACTGCACCTAAAGGCTCGAAGTAA
- the cysQ gene encoding 3'(2'),5'-bisphosphate nucleotidase CysQ, translating into MLIQDELVEKVKAIAVEAGKAIMDVYVDPVLSQKTELKSDYSPLTLADKRAHDIIVKALGELTPDIPLISEEGKDIPYEDRKDWDQFWLVDPLDGTREFVKRNGEFTVNIALLENKIPVLGVIYVPVTEVMYVGVVGQKASKIVGEEQEEIKINNLPSPKVAVRSKSHASDSEEALFDKLGVTEFTSVGSSLKFCMVAEGKADIYYRHNPTMEWDTAAGQAVLMAAGGQVYVGDSIETVFSYNKENLLNSGFLGVGYQH; encoded by the coding sequence ATGTTGATTCAAGATGAGTTGGTTGAAAAAGTAAAGGCAATTGCCGTAGAGGCTGGCAAGGCTATCATGGATGTCTATGTAGACCCTGTGCTTTCGCAAAAAACAGAATTGAAGTCGGACTATTCCCCGCTTACTCTGGCAGATAAAAGAGCGCATGACATTATTGTGAAAGCCTTAGGAGAGCTTACTCCAGATATTCCACTCATTTCCGAAGAAGGTAAAGACATTCCTTACGAAGACAGGAAAGACTGGGATCAGTTTTGGTTGGTAGACCCTTTGGATGGAACGAGAGAATTTGTAAAAAGAAATGGGGAGTTTACAGTGAACATCGCTTTGCTTGAAAATAAGATCCCTGTACTAGGAGTCATTTATGTGCCTGTCACCGAGGTGATGTATGTAGGTGTGGTAGGGCAAAAAGCTTCCAAAATAGTAGGAGAGGAGCAAGAAGAGATTAAGATAAACAATTTGCCTTCCCCAAAAGTGGCTGTCAGGAGCAAATCACACGCATCTGACAGTGAAGAAGCCCTGTTCGATAAACTAGGCGTGACCGAGTTTACCTCGGTAGGAAGCTCCTTAAAATTCTGCATGGTAGCTGAGGGCAAAGCCGATATTTATTACCGCCACAACCCGACAATGGAATGGGATACTGCAGCCGGGCAAGCCGTGTTGATGGCTGCAGGAGGGCAGGTATACGTGGGCGATTCTATAGAAACTGTTTTTAGTTACAATAAAGAAAACTTGCTGAATTCAGGTTTTCTAGGCGTAGGCTATCAGCATTAG
- a CDS encoding beta-ketoacyl-ACP synthase III — MSNKITAAITAVHGWVPPYILDNKELEQLVDTNDEWIRTRTGIKERRILKGEGQGTSVMATKAVEGLCEKRGIDPKEIDAIICATITPDMPFPSTANLVCENVGAENALSFDLSAACSGFIYALETGANFIRSGNYSKVVIIGADKMSSIVNYEDRATCILFGDGAAAVLLEPNNEGLGVMDAILKTDGSGAEMLNMKAGGSARPITPEILAAKEHYFYQDGKHVFKYAVTNMADAAADIMERNKLTGDDVAYLVPHQANRRIIEATAKRMGVSMDKVTMNIERYGNTTAATVPLCLWDFEKDFKKGDNLVLAAFGGGFTWGSIYLKWAYDSE, encoded by the coding sequence ATGAGTAATAAAATAACGGCAGCAATCACGGCTGTACATGGTTGGGTTCCTCCATACATCCTTGACAACAAAGAGCTAGAACAGCTTGTGGACACAAACGATGAATGGATAAGGACAAGAACTGGAATTAAGGAAAGAAGGATTTTGAAGGGAGAGGGCCAAGGAACTTCTGTGATGGCCACAAAGGCTGTGGAAGGTTTGTGCGAAAAAAGGGGTATTGACCCGAAGGAGATAGATGCTATAATTTGCGCGACTATCACACCCGATATGCCTTTTCCGTCTACTGCCAACCTTGTTTGCGAAAATGTAGGTGCTGAAAACGCACTTAGCTTCGATCTTTCGGCTGCTTGCTCTGGCTTTATTTATGCGCTGGAAACAGGCGCTAACTTTATCCGCTCGGGCAATTATAGCAAAGTGGTGATTATTGGAGCAGACAAGATGTCTTCTATAGTGAACTACGAGGACCGTGCTACTTGTATCCTTTTTGGGGATGGCGCTGCTGCTGTGCTGTTAGAGCCGAACAACGAGGGGCTTGGCGTGATGGATGCTATATTGAAAACTGATGGTTCTGGAGCGGAAATGCTAAATATGAAAGCAGGTGGTTCGGCAAGGCCAATCACCCCTGAGATTTTGGCTGCCAAAGAGCATTATTTCTACCAGGATGGCAAACACGTTTTCAAATATGCGGTAACTAATATGGCGGATGCTGCTGCGGACATCATGGAGAGAAACAAGCTCACTGGTGACGATGTGGCGTACCTCGTTCCTCACCAAGCCAATAGGAGGATCATAGAAGCAACTGCCAAAAGGATGGGAGTTTCTATGGACAAGGTGACGATGAACATTGAGCGCTATGGCAACACCACGGCGGCAACTGTCCCTTTATGCCTCTGGGATTTTGAGAAAGACTTCAAAAAAGGGGATAACTTGGTGCTGGCTGCCTTTGGCGGTGGCTTCACTTGGGGTTCTATCTACCTCAAATGGGCTTACGATAGCGAGTAG